The following are from one region of the Girardinichthys multiradiatus isolate DD_20200921_A chromosome 9, DD_fGirMul_XY1, whole genome shotgun sequence genome:
- the chst7 gene encoding carbohydrate sulfotransferase 7, whose translation MKRRLHKKYLIMILGYSGLLLLIPYVLDYRDKSAQNAKLPQQQPRCPDLENTVALLWDNGFKANGSDAVENPPNRTQSRTHIYLHATWRTGSSFLGELFNQHPDVFYLYEPMWHIWQALYPGDAGSLQGAVRDMMNSLYRCDFSVLKLYASSQNITTSFIFGWKNNKVICSEPLCDAHKRHEVGLVREDQCAKCQRRELRELERECKKYPVMVIKGVRVLDLSTLVPLMRDPAINLQIIQLFRDPRAVHNSRLKSKHALVRESIQVLRSKKQNDKYKRLLVPSNRMNRAESYVASAMELICDNWLSDMMLVINAPPWVRRNYLRLRYEDLVLHPMEELQRLYRFSNLSSFPALERFALNMTHGQGYSSDKPFLISSRDAKEAIYAWRERLNVEQISQVEAYCSEVMRQLGYDKNTMEKAT comes from the coding sequence ATGAAGAGGAGGCTACATAAGAAGTACTTGATTATGATTCTGGGATATTCAGGTCTACTTCTGCTAATCCCGTACGTGTTGGATTACCGGGATAAATCCGCACAGAATGCCAAACTGCCGCAGCAACAGCCCAGATGCCCAGATCTGGAGAACACGGTGGCGCTCCTCTGGGATAACGGTTTCAAAGCTAACGGCAGTGATGCTGTGGAGAATCCGCCAAACAGGACCCAGTCTCGGACACATATCTACCTGCACGCTACCTGGAGGACCGGCTCCTCGTTCCTGGGGGAGTTGTTCAACCAGCACCCAGATGTCTTCTACCTGTACGAGCCCATGTGGCACATCTGGCAGGCCCTGTACCCCGGGGACGCGGGCAGCCTCCAGGGCGCAGTCCGGGACATGATGAACTCCTTGTACCGCTGTGACTTCTCCGTTCTTAAACTTTATGCCAGCTCGCAGAACATCACCACATCGTTCATATTCGGGTGGAAGAACAACAAGGTGATCTGCTCGGAGCCGCTGTGCGACGCGCACAAACGGCACGAAGTCGGGCTGGTGAGGGAGGACCAGTGCGCCAAGTGCCAGAGGAGGGAGCTGCGGGAGCTGGAGAGGGAGTGCAAGAAGTATCCGGTGATGGTGATCAAAGGGGTCCGCGTTTTGGATCTGAGCACCCTAGTTCCTCTGATGAGAGATCCAGCGATCAACCTCCAGATCATCCAGCTCTTCAGAGACCCCAGGGCCGTGCACAACTCCCGGCTCAAGTCCAAACATGCCCTGGTGAGGGAGAGCATCCAGGTGCTGCGCAGCAAGAAGCAGAACGATAAATACAAGCGGCTGCTGGTGCCCAGCAACAGGATGAACCGGGCGGAGAGCTACGTGGCCAGCGCCATGGAGCTGATCTGCGACAACTGGCTCAGCGACATGATGCTGGTGATAAACGCTCCTCCTTGGGTAAGGAGGAACTACCTGAGGCTTCGCTACGAGGACCTGGTCCTGCACCcaatggaggagctgcagaggctCTATCGCTTCTCCAACCTCTCTAGCTTCCCCGCACTGGAGAGGTTCGCGCTGAACATGACGCACGGACAGGGCTACTCCTCGGACAAACCCTTTCTTATATCATCCAGGGACGCTAAGGAGGCGATATACGCGTGGAGGGAGCGGCTGAACGTGGAGCAGATTAGTCAGGTGGAGGCCTACTGCAGCGAAGTCATGAGGCAGCTGGGGTATGACAAGAACACAATGGAGAAAGCCACATGA